A window of the Mucilaginibacter sp. cycad4 genome harbors these coding sequences:
- a CDS encoding ABC transporter substrate-binding protein, which translates to MNLFTKYIKGIAFLLLIGFSINANAAAPKRIITLSGALTETVDALGFGKNIVAVDVTSIYPAYVVALPKVSKNRTVSAEGLISFKPDLILAPEGSVSKEIAYQLQSAGINLVNIKQDYSVSGPIAFIKAVAAALQVPAKGEALAKQTQAKVGKALAGVKKSAKIPKVLFIYARGTGVMLVAGQHTNIDAIISLAGGKNAAQGFDNFKPYTTESLIEANPDVILMFDFGLSSLGGAEAVLKMPGVAQTNAGKNKKIVQMDGELLINFSVRLDQAITMLNKNLQ; encoded by the coding sequence ATGAATTTATTCACCAAATACATAAAAGGCATTGCCTTCCTCCTACTGATAGGCTTCAGCATAAATGCCAACGCAGCGGCACCTAAGCGAATCATTACCCTAAGCGGGGCTTTAACCGAAACTGTCGATGCCTTAGGCTTTGGAAAAAATATCGTAGCTGTTGATGTAACCAGTATTTACCCGGCCTATGTTGTCGCCTTACCCAAAGTAAGCAAAAATCGTACAGTATCTGCCGAAGGATTGATCTCGTTCAAACCCGATTTGATACTTGCCCCGGAAGGCAGCGTGTCAAAAGAGATAGCCTATCAGCTGCAATCAGCCGGTATCAATCTCGTTAATATCAAACAGGATTATTCTGTAAGTGGCCCGATAGCTTTTATTAAAGCGGTAGCCGCTGCGCTCCAGGTTCCGGCTAAAGGTGAAGCTTTGGCTAAACAAACACAGGCCAAAGTAGGTAAGGCATTGGCCGGTGTTAAAAAGAGCGCTAAAATACCGAAAGTGTTATTCATTTATGCCCGCGGTACTGGTGTAATGCTGGTTGCCGGGCAACACACCAATATCGATGCTATCATATCGTTAGCCGGCGGTAAGAATGCGGCACAGGGTTTCGACAACTTTAAGCCATACACTACCGAGTCGTTAATAGAAGCAAACCCCGATGTGATTTTGATGTTCGATTTTGGATTGAGCAGCCTTGGCGGAGCTGAAGCCGTATTAAAAATGCCGGGGGTAGCCCAAACCAATGCTGGTAAAAACAAAAAAATCGTGCAGATGGACGGAGAGCTTTTGATCAACTTCAGCGTAAGGCTTGACCAGGCTATTACAATGCTGAACAAAAACCTGCAATGA
- a CDS encoding iron ABC transporter permease, with product MKNGLIYTLLGLGVFFTAALSLSLGAMKIPFQDVLLILAKKVWLFKNIAVDEQYDTVLTIVRMPRVIMGLLVGAALGISGAAIQGIFRNPLAEPGLIGISSGASLFAVLIIAAETALLAGLGNLPGYYLLAFGSFAGAGIATFVVYQISRNDGRPNVATMLLAGIAVNALAGALTGLVTYMANDQQLRNITFWLLGSLSGATWQIVLCLVPFVFIPLILLPAMAKTLNAFALGETQAQQLGLPVGRVKRWVVVLATMAVGASVAVSGIISFVGLLVPHMVRLIFGVDNRRVLPASALLGALILTLADMIARKAVAPVELPIGVITALLGTPVFLYILIKDKKKITR from the coding sequence ATGAAAAACGGACTGATCTATACATTATTAGGCTTAGGCGTTTTTTTTACAGCAGCCCTGTCGTTAAGTTTGGGCGCCATGAAAATACCTTTTCAGGATGTGTTACTCATATTGGCAAAAAAAGTTTGGCTATTTAAAAACATAGCTGTTGATGAGCAGTACGACACCGTATTAACCATTGTGCGCATGCCGCGTGTAATCATGGGCCTGCTTGTTGGTGCGGCTTTAGGTATTTCAGGCGCGGCCATACAGGGTATTTTTCGCAATCCCCTTGCCGAACCAGGATTGATAGGGATCTCATCCGGAGCATCGTTGTTCGCGGTACTCATTATTGCTGCCGAAACGGCTTTGTTAGCCGGTTTGGGCAATTTACCGGGTTACTATTTACTTGCCTTTGGCTCGTTCGCAGGGGCTGGGATTGCCACATTTGTTGTTTATCAAATCTCCCGTAATGATGGCCGGCCCAATGTAGCCACCATGCTGCTGGCCGGCATAGCTGTTAACGCGCTTGCGGGGGCTTTAACTGGTTTAGTTACTTATATGGCCAATGATCAGCAGTTACGCAATATTACGTTTTGGTTGTTAGGAAGCCTTAGCGGCGCTACATGGCAAATTGTTTTATGCCTTGTACCATTTGTGTTTATTCCATTAATACTTCTGCCTGCCATGGCCAAAACGCTTAATGCCTTCGCCCTCGGCGAAACACAGGCGCAGCAATTGGGCTTGCCTGTTGGGCGGGTTAAACGATGGGTGGTAGTATTGGCCACCATGGCAGTTGGCGCATCGGTAGCTGTATCGGGCATTATCAGCTTTGTTGGTTTGCTGGTACCACACATGGTGAGGCTTATATTTGGGGTGGATAACCGCCGCGTACTGCCGGCATCTGCATTATTGGGTGCCCTGATCCTCACTTTGGCCGATATGATAGCCCGCAAAGCGGTTGCCCCGGTCGAGTTGCCTATCGGTGTGATAACCGCTTTACTGGGCACGCCGGTCTTCCTGTATATTTTAATAAAAGACAAAAAGAAAATTACCCGATAA
- a CDS encoding HmuY family protein yields MINLKKISYRLLLTGLIMPIGYAFSQSSAIKKIQNLNAADKMAYFNFEKGTEVNEADTAKTGWDISFQHTGIIVQGAAEGQIVSDASFDKIDKAPASGYKKGKQAIPWGSGNGWYTYNMDNHQISPIPGKVIFIHTAAGKFYKLIIDSYYKDGPDGASANYTFRYSAL; encoded by the coding sequence ATGATCAACCTTAAAAAAATAAGTTACAGGCTCCTGCTAACCGGCTTAATAATGCCAATTGGCTACGCTTTTTCGCAAAGCTCTGCTATAAAAAAAATCCAAAATCTTAATGCGGCTGATAAAATGGCCTACTTTAATTTCGAAAAAGGAACTGAAGTAAACGAGGCTGATACCGCGAAAACCGGCTGGGATATCTCTTTTCAACACACCGGCATTATTGTACAAGGTGCAGCCGAAGGGCAGATTGTTTCAGATGCGTCATTTGATAAGATCGATAAAGCACCGGCATCGGGCTATAAAAAAGGTAAGCAAGCTATTCCGTGGGGAAGCGGCAATGGTTGGTATACTTATAATATGGATAACCACCAGATCAGTCCTATCCCAGGCAAGGTGATCTTTATCCATACAGCCGCCGGTAAATTTTATAAACTAATTATTGATAGCTACTATAAAGACGGACCGGATGGAGCTTCGGCTAATTATACATTCCGTTACAGCGCTCTTTAA